The following coding sequences are from one Leptospiraceae bacterium window:
- a CDS encoding CHASE domain-containing protein yields the protein MRTSDSVTRKKWNEYIDNSRALNSLPGIQGIGLSIIIHKSELTQHLQRIKKEGFPDYDIRPAGDRELYTSIIFLEPFKGRNLRAFGYDMFSETIRRKAMEEARDHNTVSLSRKVTLVQETEKDVQAGALMYAPYYKKNMPINSIDERRNAILGWVYSPYRMNDLMKGILSDSESAYAIRLEIFDDKSLIESNLLFDSHKENQDYSHTFNTNQTIIPIQFNETIWTLRFTETSNKTFFWAFNRSFIVFISGFVISFLLFALAKSILNTERKAIVIAENMTHSLEESTQWFQILLDSTAEPIFGLDLNGNCSFCNLSCIRTLGYSNQDQLLGGNMHYLLKHSDSNGILIKETDCNIFNSFRTEQRFHSENEFFARKDSRLFPVEYWSYPIFINEKIVGSVVSFLDITERKKLSEELVLRTKQAEAANHAKSDFLANMSHEIRTPLNGVIGFTDLLTKTEMNESQRQYMKIILQSSNSLLDLINDILDFSKIEAGKLELNIEPVDLFELAGQAIDVIKFKAHEKKLEIIFNVSPSLPRYIWVDSVRLRQIIINLLSNAVKFTVNGEIELKIEIALKNPSRREAEFVFSVRDTGIGIAPENSQKIFEAFSQEDSSTTRKYGGTGLGLTISNRLLALMKTKMELETEHGKGSKFFFKLNARVDEEDLIEADDLIDIKRILIVEDNYSNANVLKEILSVKGIQTKVAHNSDNAIKSIQQEKFDLVVTDFNMPGANGLELIRQIRHINRISAKELSIILLYNATDDDSLFKDRDDLEIQLLVMKPVKTISFLKEISKLRKIDSSTTDTHNVIFQKDSSKNLQAYRILIVDDDSINLLLAKTILKSLLPNSILMQAENGQDAIELFKTEGPDLILMDIQMPGMSGLEATSQIRRWESDKRTPIIALTAAVQKGDREKCLSIGMDDYVTKPVVKGTIAKILQRWLP from the coding sequence ATGCGAACATCCGATTCTGTCACTCGCAAAAAATGGAATGAATACATAGACAACTCAAGAGCACTGAATAGTCTGCCCGGTATTCAAGGTATTGGGTTATCTATTATTATCCACAAATCTGAATTGACGCAGCATCTACAAAGAATCAAGAAGGAAGGATTTCCCGATTATGATATTAGACCGGCGGGAGATCGCGAATTGTATACTTCCATTATTTTCCTCGAACCATTTAAAGGCAGAAATTTACGAGCCTTCGGTTATGATATGTTTTCTGAGACAATACGACGAAAGGCAATGGAAGAAGCTCGCGACCACAACACCGTATCCCTTTCGAGAAAAGTTACATTAGTCCAAGAAACCGAAAAAGATGTGCAAGCGGGAGCCTTGATGTATGCCCCCTATTATAAAAAAAATATGCCTATCAACTCTATTGATGAACGCAGAAACGCAATTCTCGGTTGGGTTTACAGTCCCTATCGTATGAATGATCTGATGAAAGGAATTTTAAGTGACTCAGAATCTGCTTATGCTATTCGCCTCGAAATTTTTGATGACAAGAGTCTAATTGAAAGTAACCTTTTATTTGATAGTCATAAGGAAAATCAAGACTATTCCCATACATTCAATACCAACCAGACCATTATTCCAATCCAGTTTAATGAAACAATATGGACACTAAGATTTACAGAAACAAGTAATAAAACTTTTTTTTGGGCTTTCAATAGATCATTTATTGTTTTTATTTCTGGATTCGTTATTAGCTTTTTACTCTTTGCGTTAGCCAAATCTATTTTGAATACGGAACGTAAGGCAATTGTCATTGCGGAAAATATGACACACTCTCTAGAAGAAAGCACACAATGGTTTCAAATTCTTTTAGACTCCACTGCCGAGCCAATTTTCGGATTAGATTTAAATGGAAATTGTAGTTTCTGCAATCTATCCTGTATTAGAACACTTGGATATTCGAATCAAGATCAATTGCTTGGGGGAAATATGCATTACCTGCTCAAACACTCTGATTCAAATGGAATTCTAATCAAAGAGACTGATTGTAACATATTCAATTCTTTTAGGACAGAACAAAGATTTCACTCGGAGAATGAATTCTTTGCAAGAAAAGACAGCAGACTTTTTCCTGTGGAATATTGGTCTTATCCGATATTCATCAACGAAAAAATAGTAGGGTCTGTCGTAAGTTTTCTTGACATTACAGAAAGAAAAAAACTAAGCGAAGAGCTTGTGCTTAGAACCAAACAAGCAGAAGCAGCAAATCATGCAAAGTCCGATTTCCTGGCTAATATGAGTCATGAAATTCGAACTCCTCTAAACGGAGTAATTGGTTTTACTGATTTATTAACAAAGACAGAAATGAATGAATCTCAAAGACAGTATATGAAAATTATACTTCAGTCTTCCAATTCTTTATTGGATTTAATCAATGATATTTTAGATTTTTCAAAAATTGAAGCAGGAAAATTAGAACTCAACATCGAACCTGTTGACTTATTCGAATTAGCCGGACAGGCTATTGATGTAATTAAATTTAAAGCCCATGAAAAAAAATTGGAAATCATTTTCAATGTATCCCCTTCTCTCCCTCGTTATATTTGGGTTGATTCTGTCCGCCTTCGCCAAATAATAATTAACCTATTATCGAATGCAGTAAAATTCACAGTCAATGGAGAAATTGAATTAAAAATTGAAATTGCCTTGAAAAATCCATCACGAAGGGAAGCAGAATTTGTTTTCTCAGTCCGAGATACTGGAATTGGAATTGCACCAGAAAATTCACAAAAAATTTTTGAAGCATTTTCCCAAGAAGACAGCTCAACTACTCGCAAGTATGGAGGAACTGGACTCGGACTAACTATTTCCAACCGCCTTCTTGCATTGATGAAGACAAAAATGGAATTAGAAACAGAGCATGGAAAAGGGAGCAAATTCTTTTTTAAACTAAACGCAAGAGTAGACGAAGAAGATTTAATTGAAGCGGATGATCTAATTGATATAAAAAGAATTCTTATCGTAGAAGACAATTATTCTAATGCAAATGTTCTCAAAGAAATTCTTAGCGTAAAGGGAATACAGACTAAAGTTGCACATAATAGCGATAATGCGATAAAAAGTATACAACAAGAAAAGTTTGACTTAGTTGTAACTGACTTCAATATGCCCGGGGCAAACGGCTTAGAATTGATTAGACAAATTCGGCATATTAATAGAATTTCAGCGAAGGAGCTTTCGATTATACTTCTTTACAATGCAACTGACGATGACAGTCTTTTTAAAGATAGAGACGACCTTGAAATCCAATTACTTGTCATGAAGCCTGTAAAAACGATCTCTTTCTTGAAGGAGATTTCTAAGTTACGAAAAATAGATTCTAGTACCACTGACACACACAATGTAATTTTTCAGAAAGATTCATCAAAAAATTTGCAAGCTTACAGAATTTTGATAGTTGATGATGATTCAATCAATCTATTGCTAGCAAAAACGATTCTTAAAAGCCTTTTACCAAATTCAATTCTAATGCAAGCCGAGAACGGTCAGGATGCCATAGAGCTTTTCAAAACAGAGGGTCCTGATTTAATACTAATGGATATACAAATGCCAGGAATGAGCGGCTTAGAGGCAACTTCACAAATCCGACGATGGGAATCGGATAAAAGAACTCCGATTATTGCTCTCACGGCTGCAGTTCAGAAAGGCGACAGAGAGAAATGTCTCAGCATCGGAATGGATGACTACGTTACAAAACCAGTGGTGAAAGGAACAATAGCCAAAATACTTCAGAGATGGCTCCCTTAG
- a CDS encoding TIGR04452 family lipoprotein has translation MKKIIFSLTVLLLLSNCVLLDSLGLNVVKETIQGSQAKNHILTGALIGAAASGSSTTIATSIATYNTKGLKDSKFYDKEDVDACADKVIVATNALSNNPITKGIAIGSVACAPIREHKTFVDWPLELF, from the coding sequence ATGAAAAAAATAATTTTCTCTCTAACAGTATTATTACTCCTATCTAACTGCGTGTTATTAGATAGCCTTGGACTTAACGTAGTAAAAGAAACAATTCAAGGTTCACAAGCTAAGAACCATATATTGACAGGTGCTCTCATCGGTGCTGCAGCAAGTGGATCTTCCACTACTATCGCAACCTCTATCGCAACTTACAATACAAAGGGGCTTAAGGACTCCAAATTCTATGACAAAGAAGATGTAGATGCATGCGCAGATAAAGTAATTGTGGCTACCAATGCTCTAAGCAATAACCCAATTACAAAAGGAATTGCTATCGGATCCGTTGCTTGCGCTCCCATTCGTGAGCATAAAACATTTGTAGATTGGCCTCTTGAACTCTTTTAA
- a CDS encoding DUF350 domain-containing protein, with product MDLISLKNIINAFLYSGIGLIVLGISCYMFDKLTPGELWKEIGEKNNMSLAITAAAMILGMSIIIAAAIHS from the coding sequence ATGGATTTAATCAGCTTAAAAAATATTATCAACGCCTTTCTTTATTCAGGAATTGGACTTATCGTTCTTGGAATTTCTTGTTATATGTTTGACAAACTTACTCCAGGCGAACTCTGGAAAGAGATTGGTGAAAAGAATAATATGTCTTTAGCCATCACAGCAGCAGCCATGATTTTAGGAATGTCCATCATCATCGCAGCGGCAATTCATAGTTAG
- a CDS encoding DUF4178 domain-containing protein yields MANQSSPHVKTFSCPNCAGSVNIRAIGSTINVVCSYCSSIIDTNDENYKVVDAFTNKVQRRTIIALGQRGEIFGTLWETIGYMERCDQSGQYVWSEYLLFNPWKGFRWLTEYGGHWSFVTTIKDQPKGKSKSNTEFEKPIQYDDKYFDLFNRGTAKVTYVLGEFYWQVRVGEQVDLQEFIAPPEILSMESTADEIVWSLGQYVEAETIRIAFEVPTDKPMPVQTGVAPNQPSPYSPEDSAQIRKYWKYFAYAILLIHIGTCFGHSRETVYKGYMTFTSEDKGKAKVTPQFEIKERTTIDINMSAPINNTWLEIGGDFVNDENGETEEFETGLEYYTGTDSDGAWSEGSTSTSRTIESVPKGKYHLNFEVSGPPLGTTSPSDPSPPTALTNNPVIFDIEVRTGALIWENFWYALLFISLYPIFVWWKTRKFEINRWSESDFSPYAVDDSGEDDSE; encoded by the coding sequence GTGGCAAATCAAAGTTCTCCTCATGTAAAAACATTTAGCTGTCCCAATTGTGCTGGCTCTGTAAACATTCGTGCCATTGGTAGCACTATTAACGTTGTATGCTCTTACTGCTCTTCTATCATCGATACTAATGATGAAAACTACAAAGTAGTAGACGCATTCACTAATAAAGTCCAGCGGCGAACCATTATTGCCCTCGGACAACGAGGAGAAATTTTTGGCACTCTCTGGGAAACGATAGGCTACATGGAAAGATGTGACCAGAGTGGTCAATACGTCTGGAGTGAATACTTGTTATTTAACCCCTGGAAAGGTTTTCGATGGCTCACCGAATACGGCGGACATTGGTCTTTTGTAACTACTATCAAAGACCAGCCGAAAGGCAAATCAAAAAGTAATACCGAATTCGAAAAACCTATTCAATACGACGATAAGTATTTTGACTTGTTCAATAGGGGGACGGCTAAGGTCACTTATGTGCTAGGAGAATTTTACTGGCAAGTTCGAGTCGGTGAGCAAGTCGACCTCCAGGAATTTATCGCTCCTCCTGAAATTTTAAGCATGGAATCGACTGCTGATGAAATTGTCTGGTCACTCGGACAATACGTGGAAGCAGAGACTATTCGTATTGCCTTTGAAGTTCCAACTGATAAACCAATGCCAGTTCAGACTGGAGTTGCGCCTAATCAGCCTTCGCCTTACAGTCCAGAAGATTCAGCCCAAATCAGAAAGTATTGGAAATACTTTGCTTATGCAATTTTACTCATTCATATTGGCACATGCTTTGGTCATAGCCGTGAAACTGTCTACAAAGGATATATGACATTTACCTCCGAAGATAAAGGCAAAGCAAAAGTAACCCCTCAATTTGAAATCAAAGAAAGGACTACTATCGATATTAATATGTCGGCTCCGATAAATAATACCTGGCTTGAAATAGGTGGAGACTTTGTAAACGATGAAAATGGGGAGACTGAAGAATTTGAAACCGGACTTGAATACTACACTGGAACGGATAGCGATGGAGCCTGGTCGGAAGGAAGCACTAGCACTTCTCGCACAATTGAATCAGTTCCCAAAGGCAAATACCATTTAAACTTCGAAGTTTCCGGTCCTCCTCTTGGAACGACTTCTCCCTCAGACCCATCACCACCAACGGCTCTTACCAATAATCCAGTAATTTTTGATATAGAAGTAAGGACAGGAGCTCTTATTTGGGAAAATTTCTGGTATGCATTACTTTTTATTTCTCTTTATCCAATATTTGTTTGGTGGAAAACGCGCAAATTTGAAATTAACCGCTGGTCAGAAAGTGATTTTTCGCCTTATGCAGTTGATGACTCCGGGGAGGATGATTCAGAATGA
- a CDS encoding CopG family transcriptional regulator, producing the protein MTVRMPPELRKELMDIVKFENLTLSEVVKHALAMYCDEYFSKQTPYEIGKQGFGIFSSGRTDISKNRKKELDKILHDKISH; encoded by the coding sequence ATGACCGTTCGAATGCCGCCGGAACTTAGAAAAGAATTGATGGACATTGTTAAGTTTGAGAATTTAACCCTCTCAGAAGTTGTAAAACATGCATTAGCTATGTATTGCGATGAATACTTTTCCAAGCAAACTCCTTACGAAATTGGAAAGCAAGGCTTTGGTATTTTCTCTAGTGGTCGCACTGATATTTCTAAGAATCGCAAAAAAGAATTGGACAAGATTTTGCATGATAAAATCTCTCATTGA
- a CDS encoding TIGR04452 family lipoprotein translates to MKKIFFSLSALLFASNCVLIDSLGLNVVKGTIKGSEAKSLILSRAVAGAAASGNSTAIASSIATYNTKGLKDSKYYDKADVDDCADKIIIINFASSSTGGISAGQLLCQDIHEQKMIIDWPIPLL, encoded by the coding sequence ATGAAGAAAATTTTTTTCTCTCTCTCTGCTTTGCTATTTGCATCTAACTGTGTATTAATCGATAGCCTTGGGCTGAATGTGGTTAAAGGTACGATAAAAGGCTCTGAAGCCAAAAGTTTAATCTTATCGAGGGCTGTAGCTGGTGCTGCTGCTTCTGGTAACAGTACAGCCATTGCGTCTTCTATAGCGACTTATAATACAAAAGGCTTGAAAGATAGTAAATACTATGATAAAGCCGACGTAGATGATTGCGCTGACAAGATAATCATTATCAACTTCGCAAGCTCAAGTACCGGAGGCATTTCCGCTGGTCAGTTGTTATGCCAAGACATTCATGAACAAAAAATGATTATTGACTGGCCTATTCCTTTACTTTAA
- a CDS encoding PilZ domain-containing protein — MNWFRFETIKLRLIKRFFLSTSAISVRLPLNLNIVGKNYHLETSLISKEYIYLKVYEEDFEFLPSSFSHLILFMHLDLFNNGKIDLEGKLISVDRLSGSRLGLWISYNTEVDADKKTLSEFVVNHYTPRYSVRFHVEIKTQTKLIRAEAMNLSEKGIFIEAPLDRLEEGEACTLILYPENLTIPVEAEVSWINKGKMYDRPNGYGLRFLSDKKTESKILKYLDLLKNRSAMLR, encoded by the coding sequence GTGAATTGGTTCCGATTCGAAACTATTAAACTTAGGTTAATTAAACGTTTTTTCTTATCGACAAGTGCGATATCGGTGCGTCTTCCTCTCAACCTAAATATTGTCGGAAAAAATTATCACCTTGAGACTAGTTTAATTTCTAAAGAATATATCTACCTAAAAGTATATGAGGAAGACTTTGAGTTTTTGCCTTCGTCTTTTTCTCATTTGATTTTATTCATGCACTTGGATTTATTTAACAATGGAAAAATTGATTTGGAAGGAAAACTAATTTCTGTAGATCGTCTGAGCGGGAGTAGGTTGGGACTTTGGATTTCTTATAACACAGAAGTGGATGCAGACAAGAAGACTTTGTCGGAATTTGTGGTTAATCATTATACTCCGCGCTATAGCGTTCGCTTCCATGTCGAGATTAAAACTCAGACAAAGCTAATCCGAGCTGAGGCAATGAATCTTTCTGAGAAAGGAATCTTTATAGAGGCACCTTTAGATCGATTGGAAGAAGGGGAAGCCTGCACTTTGATTCTCTATCCTGAAAATCTTACTATACCTGTAGAAGCGGAGGTGAGTTGGATTAACAAAGGAAAAATGTATGATCGACCAAATGGTTATGGATTAAGATTTCTTTCAGATAAAAAAACTGAATCAAAGATTTTAAAGTATTTGGATTTATTAAAAAATCGCTCTGCTATGCTGCGCTGA
- a CDS encoding PIN domain-containing protein: MIKSLIDSGPLYALYDKSDSYHEQIVDFMRSYKGFLYTSDFVIAEVSHLLRRSVRAQIVFWEFISAGGLHALEFKKEYYIRILELAKKYRDLPMDLADGSLIVLSEEHSIPNIITIDGDYKVYRTKGKKALKNLFKVL; this comes from the coding sequence ATGATAAAATCTCTCATTGATTCAGGACCTCTTTATGCGCTTTATGATAAATCTGATTCTTATCATGAGCAGATAGTTGATTTTATGCGCTCCTATAAAGGTTTCTTGTATACATCTGATTTTGTAATCGCGGAGGTTTCTCATCTTCTTCGTCGTTCTGTGCGAGCACAGATTGTTTTTTGGGAGTTTATTTCAGCCGGTGGACTTCATGCATTGGAGTTTAAGAAAGAATACTATATTCGAATTCTTGAGTTAGCAAAGAAATATCGCGATCTTCCGATGGATTTAGCAGACGGCTCTCTCATTGTTCTTTCGGAAGAGCATTCCATTCCAAACATAATTACCATCGATGGTGATTACAAGGTTTATCGTACCAAGGGAAAGAAGGCGCTAAAGAATTTATTTAAAGTGCTCTAA
- a CDS encoding flagellin: protein MIINHNLSAINSHRVLKFQNDEVSRNMEVLSSGMRINRAADDASGLAVSEKMRSQVSGLRQAERNTEDGISMIQTTEGYLTETNDILQRIRVLAIQASNGIYTPQDRQMIQVEVSQLVDEIDRIASQAEFNKMNLLQGDFARGSRVASMWYHMGANMHQRERVYIATMTVRALELKRPDGTMLSLSTADLANDAIGTIDDALYKVNKQRANLGAYQNRMEHASKGLMVAYENIQASESRIRDADMAEESVAFTKNQILVQSGTAMMAQANVRPQSVLQLLR, encoded by the coding sequence ATGATCATCAACCACAATTTATCAGCGATTAACTCGCACAGGGTTTTGAAATTTCAAAACGATGAAGTTTCAAGAAATATGGAAGTACTTTCTTCCGGCATGAGAATCAATAGAGCTGCTGACGATGCATCTGGTCTTGCTGTTTCTGAAAAAATGAGAAGCCAGGTTTCTGGTCTCAGACAAGCAGAACGCAACACTGAAGACGGAATCTCTATGATTCAAACAACTGAAGGTTATCTGACTGAAACCAACGATATTCTTCAAAGAATTCGTGTATTGGCTATTCAAGCTTCTAACGGTATCTACACTCCTCAAGACAGACAAATGATACAAGTAGAAGTTTCTCAACTTGTTGACGAAATCGACAGAATAGCTTCTCAAGCAGAGTTCAATAAAATGAACCTTTTACAAGGTGACTTCGCTCGTGGTTCAAGAGTTGCTTCTATGTGGTATCACATGGGCGCAAACATGCATCAAAGAGAAAGAGTATACATTGCTACAATGACTGTTAGAGCTCTTGAATTAAAGAGACCTGACGGAACAATGTTATCTCTCTCTACAGCTGACCTAGCTAATGATGCAATCGGAACTATTGACGATGCACTTTATAAAGTGAACAAACAAAGAGCTAACCTTGGAGCATACCAAAACAGAATGGAACATGCATCTAAAGGCTTAATGGTTGCTTATGAAAATATCCAAGCTTCTGAATCAAGGATTAGAGACGCAGACATGGCTGAAGAGTCTGTAGCGTTTACTAAGAACCAAATTTTGGTTCAGTCTGGAACAGCAATGATGGCTCAAGCAAATGTAAGACCTCAGTCTGTGCTACAACTTCTTAGATAA
- a CDS encoding DUF4178 domain-containing protein → MKPSCPSCGAEVPFKSRFAFMAVCNYCKSTIVRHDKDLEILGKMSEMPPDMSPIQIGTTGILGKDKFEIVGRQRIGYENGSWNEWYMTFQSGKDGWLADAQGFIMVSFEDREFKDYPSLGALVPGAIITVGKTQYTADDVKQVTCKGSEGELPFKCIVGRKSTSIDFHSSGSKFCNIDYTSDEKHLFVGKYIDIEELKLENQRQVEGW, encoded by the coding sequence ATGAAACCATCCTGTCCATCATGCGGAGCCGAAGTCCCTTTCAAATCTAGATTCGCCTTTATGGCTGTTTGTAATTATTGTAAATCCACTATCGTTCGTCACGATAAAGATTTAGAAATCCTAGGCAAGATGAGTGAAATGCCTCCCGACATGAGCCCGATTCAAATCGGCACCACAGGAATTTTAGGCAAAGACAAATTTGAAATCGTAGGCAGACAACGCATCGGTTATGAAAATGGAAGCTGGAATGAATGGTATATGACGTTCCAAAGTGGCAAAGACGGTTGGCTTGCAGACGCGCAGGGGTTTATCATGGTTAGCTTCGAAGACCGCGAATTCAAAGACTACCCATCACTCGGTGCACTTGTACCGGGAGCAATCATTACTGTCGGCAAAACACAATATACCGCTGACGATGTAAAACAAGTTACTTGCAAAGGGAGCGAAGGCGAGCTTCCTTTTAAATGCATTGTTGGTAGAAAATCTACTAGTATTGACTTTCACTCTTCTGGAAGTAAGTTTTGTAATATTGATTATACCTCTGATGAAAAGCATTTATTTGTTGGCAAATACATCGACATCGAAGAGCTCAAACTAGAAAATCAAAGACAGGTGGAAGGTTGGTAA
- a CDS encoding CapA family protein has protein sequence MSSFMGWKVMLPLAYLLILPLLADVQKRPRTLKILVAGDVMFNWGLRETRQKRGDFAPVEGLIPLFLEADLRMVNLETPIANSQEEMDESKSYVFNAKPEDISLLKKINIDLVFLGNNHSMDYGKKGLEDTIENLKKENILFAGMGKNIKEAFKPNEITIRNKSLNLISVSNIGEARLFATDTKPGVAPLQLNRLKKIIEEKENKDKIQMLSVHWGVEYSPEPTKEQIKQAHELVNFGFTVVIGHHPHIPQGVEKYKNGVIIYSLGNFLFGSRNQYLNHNIAVMLHFENKELLFCEIIPIFGKFQDSEHLVRPLPYQEAEDFLHEYSILSQNLNTKIDIKNGRGYIYFKNKK, from the coding sequence ATGAGTTCATTTATGGGTTGGAAAGTTATGCTACCTCTAGCCTACCTTCTCATTCTGCCACTTTTGGCAGATGTTCAAAAACGTCCAAGAACCTTGAAAATTCTGGTGGCGGGCGATGTCATGTTCAATTGGGGACTACGTGAAACCAGACAAAAACGAGGGGATTTTGCTCCAGTGGAGGGGCTAATTCCTCTTTTCCTCGAAGCCGATCTCAGAATGGTAAATCTAGAAACACCAATTGCAAACTCGCAAGAAGAAATGGATGAATCCAAATCTTATGTATTCAATGCTAAGCCAGAAGACATCAGTCTTCTGAAAAAAATCAATATAGACCTAGTCTTCTTAGGAAATAATCATTCCATGGATTACGGAAAAAAAGGATTAGAAGATACGATTGAAAATTTGAAAAAAGAGAATATTCTCTTTGCTGGAATGGGAAAAAATATAAAGGAAGCTTTTAAACCAAATGAAATAACAATTCGAAATAAATCATTAAACTTAATTTCTGTTAGCAATATCGGCGAAGCAAGATTATTCGCAACTGATACAAAGCCCGGAGTCGCTCCACTTCAATTAAATCGTTTAAAGAAAATCATTGAAGAAAAGGAAAATAAGGATAAGATACAAATGCTCTCCGTTCATTGGGGAGTGGAATACAGTCCGGAGCCTACCAAAGAGCAGATAAAGCAGGCACATGAATTGGTTAATTTTGGATTCACAGTGGTTATTGGTCATCACCCGCACATACCACAAGGAGTTGAAAAATACAAAAACGGAGTCATTATCTATTCATTGGGAAATTTTTTATTTGGAAGCCGAAACCAATATTTAAACCATAATATCGCAGTAATGCTTCATTTTGAAAATAAAGAATTACTTTTTTGCGAAATAATTCCCATTTTCGGAAAATTTCAAGACTCCGAACATTTGGTTCGTCCTTTGCCGTATCAGGAAGCAGAAGATTTTTTGCATGAATATTCCATCCTAAGTCAAAATCTAAATACAAAAATTGATATTAAAAATGGACGAGGATATATTTATTTTAAAAATAAAAAATGA
- the ygiD gene encoding 4,5-DOPA dioxygenase extradiol: MDRRDFLKYLSLVTIAGCDMNIKEFGNILQGKAESGKMPVVFVGHGNPMFAITDNPYKSKWEELGKKIPTPKAILCVSAHWLTKGTAVTMTDKPETIHDFGGFPEELFQQQYPAPGSPTYAKLAIETVKATNVLEDYEWGLDHGTWAVLKNMFPKADIPVFQMSIDYYKSLQFHFDLGKELSSLRSKGVLIIGSGNVVHNLRQVRWQENAQPFDWAVEFDAIVKKSIEDNNAKPLLEYQKLGQIATLAHPTNEHYLPLLYILGLRDNSDQFQFFNDSIDMGSMSMRSVVFG, encoded by the coding sequence ATGGATAGAAGAGATTTTTTAAAATACTTATCCTTAGTAACGATAGCAGGATGTGATATGAATATAAAAGAATTTGGAAATATATTGCAAGGCAAAGCAGAGTCAGGGAAAATGCCTGTTGTATTTGTAGGACATGGAAATCCAATGTTTGCAATAACGGATAATCCCTATAAGTCAAAGTGGGAAGAACTTGGAAAAAAAATTCCTACCCCAAAAGCCATACTTTGCGTATCCGCACATTGGCTAACAAAAGGAACCGCAGTGACGATGACTGACAAGCCAGAGACCATTCACGACTTTGGGGGTTTCCCGGAAGAATTATTCCAACAACAATACCCTGCACCCGGCTCGCCTACATACGCAAAGCTTGCGATTGAAACAGTGAAGGCGACTAACGTTCTAGAAGACTATGAATGGGGACTCGATCATGGAACTTGGGCTGTATTGAAGAATATGTTTCCTAAGGCAGACATTCCAGTATTTCAGATGAGCATTGATTACTATAAGTCACTTCAATTTCATTTTGATTTAGGAAAAGAGCTTTCTTCTCTCCGATCTAAAGGTGTGCTTATCATAGGAAGTGGAAACGTTGTGCACAATCTCAGACAGGTTCGATGGCAAGAAAATGCGCAGCCTTTCGATTGGGCAGTAGAATTTGATGCAATAGTCAAGAAAAGCATAGAGGATAATAACGCAAAACCACTACTTGAATATCAGAAACTGGGACAAATTGCAACTCTCGCGCATCCGACTAACGAGCATTACCTCCCACTTCTTTACATTTTAGGATTGAGAGATAATTCAGATCAATTTCAATTTTTCAATGACTCCATTGACATGGGCTCTATGAGTATGCGTAGCGTAGTGTTTGGATAA